A single window of Solenopsis invicta isolate M01_SB chromosome 3, UNIL_Sinv_3.0, whole genome shotgun sequence DNA harbors:
- the LOC113005371 gene encoding uncharacterized protein LOC113005371: MENEDVIYDNTVHVEIDDEVKFISGGKKYIGNVKMYSDNYEELKIRQAQLENQQKIRVDKNCYGLQEACSTKRIPKKRDFYSPEKENSTKKTPFKNLIYLNIKLQI; encoded by the exons TGTAATTTATGATAATACCGTTCACGTTGAAATTGACGACGAAGTAAAGTTTATTTCtggaggaaaaaaatatataggaaaCGTAAAAATGTATTCAG ataactATGAGGAATTGAAGATTAGACAAGCTCAATTAGAAAATCAACAGAAAATTCGAGTGGATAAAAATTGTTATGGCCTACAAGAAGCTTGCAGTACTAAAAGAATTCCAAAGAAAAGAGATTTTTACTCCccagaaaaagaaaattcaacaaaaaa gaCGCCATTCAAGAATCTGATCTATCTTAACATCAAgttgcaaatttaa